A stretch of the Ictidomys tridecemlineatus isolate mIctTri1 chromosome 5, mIctTri1.hap1, whole genome shotgun sequence genome encodes the following:
- the LOC101960946 gene encoding olfactory receptor 4K14 produces the protein MEMKNYSVVSEFVLHGLCSSQYLQKFLFVFFSGMYVAIILGNLLIVVTVISAPNLQSSPMYFLLGNLSFLDMWLSSFATPKMIRDFLNDRKIISFGGCMFQIFLLHFTGGAEMVLLVSMAYDRYVAICKPLHYMTMMSRQTCIKLVLISWVIGFLHSISQVAFTVNLPYCGPNEVDSFFCDLPLVIKLACMDTYVLGILMISDSGLISVSCFLLVMISYTAILLSVRQRAAGGVTKALSTCSAHIMVVTLFFGPCIFIYLWPFSRFSVDKLLSVFYTIFTPLLNPLIYTLRNEEMKTAMKKLWNQAVNFH, from the coding sequence atggaaatgaaaaattattcggTGGTGTCAGAATTTGTATTGCATGGCCTCTGTTCTTCACAATATctacaaaaatttttatttgtatttttctctggGATGTATGTAGCCATTATTCTGGGTAACCTCCTCATTGTGGTCACTGTAATTTCTGCCCCCAACTTGCAGTCCTCCCCTATGTACTTCCTGCTGGGGAATCTGTCCTTCTTGGATATGTGGCTGTCCTCATTTGCCACCCCCAAGATGATCAGAGATTTCCTTAATGATAGAAAGATAATTTCCTTTGGAGGATGTATGTTTCAAATCTTTCTCTTGCACTTTACTGGAGGGGCTGAGATGGTGCTGCTGGTTTCCATGGCCTATGACAGATACGTGGCCATATGCAAACCTTTGCATTACATGACAATGATGAGCCGGCAGACTTGCATCAAGCTGGTGCTCATTTCCTGGGTCATTGGATTTCTGCATTCCATCAGTCAAGTAGCCTTTACTGTGAATTTACCTTACTGCGGCCCCAATGAGGTGGACAGCTTCTTCTGTGACCTTCCTCTGGTGATCAAACTTGCCTGCATGGACACCTATGTCTTGGGTATACTTATGATCTCAGACAGTGGCTTGATTTCCGTCAGCTGTTTCCTGCTGGTCATGATCTCCTAcactgccatcctcctcagtgtCCGGCAGCGTGCTGCAGGAGGTGTCACCAAAGCTCTGTCCACTTGCTCTGCCCATATCATGGTGGTCACACTTTTCTTTGGGCCCTGCATTTTTATTTACCTGTGGCCCTTTAGTAGGTTTTCTGTGGACAAGCTCTTGTCTGTGTTTTACACTATTTTCACTCCACTCTTGAACCCCCTTATCTACACATTGAGAAATGAGGAGATGAAAACAGCTATGAAGAAACTGTGGAACCAAGCTGTGAATTTTCACTGA
- the LOC101960655 gene encoding olfactory receptor 4Q2, with protein sequence MDENQTERVKEFALAGFSENSSIEAGLFLLFLFFYVSTWVGNVLIMVTVASDNYLNSSPMYFLLGNLSFLDLCYSTVTTPKLLADFLDNKKLIPYNQCIVQLFFLHFVGAAEMFLLTVMAYDRYVAICRPLHYTTVMSRGLCCVLVAASWMGGFVHSTVQTILTIRLPFCGPNQVDNFFCDVPPVIKLACADTFVIELLMVSNSGLISTSSFVVLICSYTTILVKIRSKEGRRKALSTCASHLMVVTLFFGPCIFIYARPFSTFSVDKMVSVLYNVITPMLNPLIYTLRNKEVKSAMRKLWDRSRLWKK encoded by the coding sequence ATGGATGAAAACCAAACAGAAAGGGTGAAAGAGTTTGCTCTGGCAGGATTCTCAGAAAATTCATCTATTGAGGCAGggctatttttattattccttttcttttatgtGTCCACATGGGTAGGCAATGTCCTCATCATGGTGACAGTGGCCTCTGATAACTACCTAAATTCATCGCCTATGTACTTCCTTCTTGGTAACCTCTCATTCCTAGATCTGTGCTATTCAACAGTAACAACCCCTAAGCTTCTGGCTGACTTCCTTGATAATAAAAAGCTCATTCCCTACAACCAGTGCATTGTGCAACTCTTCTTCCTGCATTTTGTAGGGGCAGCTGAAATGTTCCTGCTCACAGTGATGGCTTATGATCGCTATGTAGCAATCTGTCGCCCTCTGCACTATACTACAGTCATGAGTCGGGGTCTGTGCTGCGTGTTGGTGGCTGCCTCATGGATGGGAGGATTTGTGCACTCCACTGTCCAGACCATCCTCACCATCCGTTTACCCTTTTGTGGGCCAAACCAGGTGGATAACTTCTTCTGTGATGTCCCCCCTGTCATCAAACTTGCATGTGCAGACACCTTTGTCATTGAACTTCTCATGGTATCTAACAGTGGGTTGATATCAACCAGCTCCTTTGTGGTGCTGATTTGTTCCTACACCACTATCCTGGTTAAGATTCGCtccaaggaaggaaggagaaaagctctctccacctgtgcatcccacCTCATGGTGGTAACACTCTTTTTTGGACCCTGTATTTTCATCTACGCCCGACCTTTCTCCACTTTCTCCGTGGACAAGATGGTATCTGTACTCTACAATGTCATTACCCCCATGCTAAACCCCCTCATCTACACACTTCGGAACAAAGAGGTCAAGTCCGCGATGCGAAAGCTATGGGATAGGAGTAGACTTTGGAAAAAATAG
- the LOC101961232 gene encoding olfactory receptor 4K14, protein MDMQNYSVVSEFVLLGLCSSRYLQNFFFVFFSGMYVAIILGNLLIVVTVISAPNLQSSPMYFLLGNLSFVDMWLASFATPKMIRDFLSDRKIISFGGCMFQIFLFHFAGGAEMVLLVSMAYDRYVAICKPLHYMTMMSRQTCIKLVFISWVIGFLHSISQIAFTVNLPFCGPNEVDSFHCDLPQVIKLACIDTYVLGILMISDSGLISVSCFLLVMISYTAILLSVRQRAAGGVTKALSTCSAHIMVVTLFFGPCIFIYLWPFSEFAVDKFLSVFYTVFTPLLNPFIYTLRNEEMKTAMKKLWNQQVTFL, encoded by the coding sequence ATGGACATGCAGAATTATTCAGTGGTGTCCGAATTTGTGTTGCTTGGACTTTGCTCTTCACGATATCtacaaaattttttctttgtatttttctctggGATGTATGTAGCCATTATTCTGGGTAACCTCCTCATTGTGGTCACTGTAATTTCTGCCCCTAACTTGCAGTCTTCCCCTATGTACTTCCTGCTGGGGAATCTGTCTTTTGTGGACATGTGGCTGGCCTCATTTGCCACCCCCAAGATGATCAGAGATTTCCTTAGTGATAGAAAGATAATTTCCTTTGGAGGATGTATGTTTCAAATCTTTCTCTTCCACTTTGCTGGAGGGGCTGAGATGGTGCTGCTGGTTTCCATGGCCTATGACAGATACGTGGCCATATGCAAACCTTTGCACTATATGACAATGATGAGCCGGCAGACTTGCATCAAGCTGGTGTTCATTTCCTGGGTCATTGGATTTCTGCATTCCATCAGTCAAATTGCCTTCACTGTGAATTTACCTTTCTGTGGCCCCAATGAGGTGGACAGTTTCCACTGTGACCTTCCTCAGGTGATCAAACTTGCCTGCATAGACACCTATGTCTTGGGTATACTTATGATCTCAGACAGTGGCTTGATTTCCGTCAGCTGTTTTCTGCTGGTCATGATCTCCTAcactgccatcctcctcagtgtCCGGCAGCGTGCTGCAGGAGGCGTCACCAAAGCTCTGTCCACTTGCTCTGCCCATATCATGGTGGTCACACTCTTCTTTGGGCCCTGCATTTTCATTTACCTGTGGCCCTTCAGTGAGTTTGCTGTGGACAAATTCCTGTCTGTATTTTACACAGTTTTCACTCCACTcttgaaccccttcatctacacaTTGAGAAATGAGGAGATGAAAACAGCTATGAAGAAACTGTGGAATCAACAAGTGACTTTTCTCTGA